A stretch of Xenopus laevis strain J_2021 chromosome 8S, Xenopus_laevis_v10.1, whole genome shotgun sequence DNA encodes these proteins:
- the morn5.S gene encoding MORN repeat-containing protein 5 isoform X1, which yields MEYTGSEYRGEHLHGRLEGKGEYTLPTETRYEGEMKDGMFHGNGTLFFPNGSKFIAQWNHGIALQGKYTFADGLEYDKEDWRYCDQYDRRFYTEICNGLKPAGRSQLTDLDPPRKIQEGCYDCGDGFYDPLTRVVNDYQHKFLRNADDDEHEWIIQTCRKAWDETTGYRPKQSQSPTT from the exons GCTGGAAGGAAAAGGAGAGTACACCCTCCCAACTGAAACTCGTTATGAGGGAGAAATGAAAGATGGGATGTTTCATGGGAATGGAACACTGTTTTTTCCAAACGGAAGCAAATTTATTGCACAATGGAACCATGGTATTGCTCTGCAG GGAAAGTACACATTTGCAGATGGACTTGAGTATGATAAAGAGGACTGGAGATACTGTGATCAGTATGATAGGAGATTTTATACTGAAATTTGTAATGGTCTAAAACCTGCAG GTCGCTCCCAACTTACAGATTTGGATCCTCCACGAAAAATCCAAGAAGGTTGTTATGATTGTGGGGATGGATTCTATGACCCACTGACTCGTGTTGTGAATGACTATCAGCACAAATTCCTGAGAAATGCTG ATGATGATGAACATGAATGGATTATACAGACATGTCGGAAAGCATGGGACGAAACTACAGGATACAGACCAAAACAATCACAGTCTCCCACAACATAA
- the morn5.S gene encoding MORN repeat-containing protein 5 isoform X2, producing the protein MLEGKGEYTLPTETRYEGEMKDGMFHGNGTLFFPNGSKFIAQWNHGIALQGKYTFADGLEYDKEDWRYCDQYDRRFYTEICNGLKPAGRSQLTDLDPPRKIQEGCYDCGDGFYDPLTRVVNDYQHKFLRNADDDEHEWIIQTCRKAWDETTGYRPKQSQSPTT; encoded by the exons GCTGGAAGGAAAAGGAGAGTACACCCTCCCAACTGAAACTCGTTATGAGGGAGAAATGAAAGATGGGATGTTTCATGGGAATGGAACACTGTTTTTTCCAAACGGAAGCAAATTTATTGCACAATGGAACCATGGTATTGCTCTGCAG GGAAAGTACACATTTGCAGATGGACTTGAGTATGATAAAGAGGACTGGAGATACTGTGATCAGTATGATAGGAGATTTTATACTGAAATTTGTAATGGTCTAAAACCTGCAG GTCGCTCCCAACTTACAGATTTGGATCCTCCACGAAAAATCCAAGAAGGTTGTTATGATTGTGGGGATGGATTCTATGACCCACTGACTCGTGTTGTGAATGACTATCAGCACAAATTCCTGAGAAATGCTG ATGATGATGAACATGAATGGATTATACAGACATGTCGGAAAGCATGGGACGAAACTACAGGATACAGACCAAAACAATCACAGTCTCCCACAACATAA